The following proteins come from a genomic window of Pirellulaceae bacterium:
- a CDS encoding HEAT repeat domain-containing protein translates to MTIPQSWFQQTLAWIRGDEAVGASGPPELGQTLGLASPGELEVLCEALQPIVIEDRAFGGNDLEDRARGERIRKILQAIASRLVAGARGFSPATTDQGDSPVSAATLSQLYFDLSSRDSVAAAHVLQCLAAQADEESLAALAFALNRQPPPQWTLVGLGLSPLWKLDSAPLEFFFERLEDDSLTKPVLCTVILDLANHAVRSRRLKRHPLLHMQASLVELLRQLCIRLEKLARDPRSYGEQVEEVQRILADSTALCVSLCDGLGLMGVPEATAALAEALDLPHRRIQTEAAAALARLGDARGVERLIELASDPVARRQAVQYAEELEIADRIDQRYLHPAALAESELATWLASPMQFAVGPQAIELVDSRTLYWPGFEEPRDCYLFRYRYQLPDRELVNLGIAGPLVHSFADILTGLILEDAYAAFAGWQLDHEEIYEVAAEHWNVQQQREAHRLSDVLTDAGYQIVQPIALTYLLGQPALLAKIKRDEQIAVGIADQQTCLAFPTASCPINLSPQIVLAIYRGRQLLSAFNPGWDAEAEDGSGATAAPDRVDLESDLR, encoded by the coding sequence TTGACGATCCCACAGAGTTGGTTTCAACAAACGCTGGCTTGGATTCGCGGCGATGAAGCCGTGGGGGCTTCAGGGCCGCCAGAACTGGGGCAGACGTTAGGGCTGGCTAGTCCCGGCGAGTTAGAAGTGCTGTGCGAAGCCCTCCAACCCATTGTCATTGAAGATCGCGCTTTCGGGGGTAACGACCTGGAAGACCGAGCGCGTGGGGAGCGCATTCGCAAGATTCTTCAGGCTATCGCCAGCCGCTTAGTCGCTGGCGCTCGGGGATTTTCACCCGCAACCACCGACCAGGGCGACTCGCCAGTGAGTGCCGCTACGCTGTCGCAACTGTATTTTGATCTTTCCAGCCGTGACAGTGTAGCGGCAGCGCATGTTCTGCAATGCCTGGCTGCTCAGGCTGACGAAGAATCATTGGCGGCATTGGCGTTTGCATTAAATCGCCAACCGCCTCCTCAATGGACGCTGGTGGGCCTGGGGTTAAGTCCGTTATGGAAACTGGATAGCGCGCCGCTGGAGTTTTTCTTCGAGCGATTAGAAGATGACTCGCTCACCAAGCCGGTGCTGTGCACCGTCATTCTGGACTTGGCAAATCATGCTGTTCGATCGCGGCGATTGAAGCGGCATCCGCTTCTACACATGCAAGCCAGCCTGGTTGAATTGTTGCGGCAACTGTGTATTCGCTTGGAGAAACTGGCTCGAGACCCCAGATCGTATGGCGAGCAAGTCGAAGAGGTGCAACGGATATTAGCCGACAGCACCGCGTTATGCGTCTCGCTATGTGATGGGCTGGGATTGATGGGTGTTCCAGAGGCCACGGCGGCACTTGCCGAGGCCTTGGACTTACCGCACCGACGCATTCAGACAGAAGCGGCGGCCGCTTTGGCGCGTCTGGGAGATGCCCGAGGAGTGGAACGCTTGATTGAACTGGCCAGCGACCCGGTGGCGCGTCGCCAGGCTGTACAATACGCAGAAGAACTGGAAATAGCCGATCGAATCGACCAGCGGTATCTCCACCCAGCGGCCTTGGCCGAGTCCGAATTGGCGACTTGGCTGGCTAGTCCAATGCAGTTTGCCGTCGGGCCGCAGGCAATCGAGCTGGTTGATAGTCGGACACTGTATTGGCCAGGGTTTGAAGAACCTCGCGACTGCTATCTGTTCCGCTACAGATATCAACTGCCTGATCGCGAGCTGGTCAACCTGGGAATCGCCGGCCCGCTGGTGCATTCCTTTGCCGACATATTGACTGGGCTGATCCTAGAAGATGCCTACGCGGCGTTTGCCGGTTGGCAATTGGATCACGAAGAGATTTACGAAGTTGCCGCCGAACATTGGAATGTACAGCAGCAACGTGAAGCGCACCGGCTGAGCGATGTGTTGACCGATGCCGGCTACCAAATCGTTCAGCCGATAGCGCTGACCTACTTATTGGGTCAGCCAGCTTTGCTGGCCAAGATCAAGCGCGACGAGCAGATTGCTGTTGGGATCGCCGACCAGCAGACTTGTCTGGCATTTCCCACCGCGTCCTGTCCAATAAATTTGTCACCGCAGATCGTACTAGCGATCTATCGTGGGCGACAATTGCTATCGGCGTTCAATCCCGGGTGGGATGCCGAGGCAGAAGACGGTTCAGGCGCTACGGCCGCGCCCGATCGAGTAGACCTGGAATCCGATCTGCGTTAG
- the rpiB gene encoding ribose 5-phosphate isomerase B translates to MPDSTPSSRNRPESAAKTSVAIGGDHAGFSLKSLLAEQLRDQGFNVNDCGPHSDSPCDFPDFAEKVALEVLRGRAERGILVCGSGVGVSVTANKIPGIRACVCHDTYSARQGVEHDDMNVLCIGARIIGSELAKEIVGSFLAARYTPQPRHQLRLDKLLDIERRALQGFYST, encoded by the coding sequence ATGCCGGACAGTACGCCAAGTAGTCGTAATCGCCCTGAATCCGCAGCCAAGACGTCAGTCGCAATCGGCGGGGACCACGCCGGATTCAGCCTCAAATCCCTGCTAGCCGAGCAGCTTCGGGACCAAGGGTTCAACGTCAACGACTGCGGTCCGCACAGCGATAGCCCCTGTGATTTTCCCGATTTTGCAGAGAAGGTGGCCTTGGAGGTGCTTCGTGGTCGGGCTGAGCGCGGGATTTTGGTGTGCGGTAGCGGCGTCGGTGTGAGTGTGACCGCCAACAAGATTCCCGGCATTCGCGCCTGCGTTTGTCACGATACCTACTCGGCGCGACAGGGGGTTGAGCACGACGATATGAACGTCCTGTGCATTGGGGCACGCATTATTGGCAGTGAGTTGGCCAAAGAGATTGTTGGCAGTTTCTTGGCCGCCCGCTACACGCCCCAGCCACGCCATCAACTGCGGCTGGATAAGCTACTGGACATCGAGCGTCGAGCACTCCAAGGTTTTTACAGCACCTAG
- a CDS encoding 30S ribosomal protein S1, with protein sequence MVNRNLIRSLEDDSIALQLDSLLPEDQLDDMILPTLEDLNRQFDVNQIVDGTIVEVNGEFVVIDVGFKSEGAINISEWEGDAEQPIPGTTIKVLIEEMEDSLGPANDIHGMISLSKRKAEKILEWEKMMSQVKEGQVVTGTVTRKIKGGLLVDIGVNVFLPASQVDIRRPNDIADYIGRVVQCEVLKIDETRRNIVVSRRSLIERQREEDREHLLGELEVGQIRKGVVKNIADFGAFVDLGGIDGLLHITDMSWERIGHPSEMVAIDQEIEVKVLQIDREKQKIALGLKQKQNNPWDNIVDKYPVGSVIKGEVVNVMSYGAFVKLEPGIEGLVHISEMSWTRRVSDPKELVAVGDQIEVKILGVDPVGQQLSLGMKQTMSNPWDTILERYPEGSIVSGKVRNLTNYGAFIELEQGIDGLLHVSDMSWTRKISHPSELVEKGTELKCRVLSVDNDRRRIALGLKQLDEDPWVTSIPAKYQAGLKITGKVTKITNFGVFVGLEDGLEGLLHISELSDDKIENPEELVKVGDDLEVKVLRVDADERKIGLSRKRLNWAAEQEEAAAREEQRQQQIAEAKQPQELKGGLGSDGPLISTGSSKDSNK encoded by the coding sequence ATGGTAAATCGCAATCTTATTCGCTCATTGGAAGATGACTCCATCGCTTTGCAGCTCGATTCTTTGCTGCCCGAGGATCAATTAGACGACATGATCCTGCCAACTCTGGAGGATCTGAATCGTCAGTTCGACGTCAATCAAATCGTCGACGGCACCATCGTAGAAGTCAACGGCGAATTTGTGGTAATCGACGTGGGCTTTAAGAGCGAAGGCGCTATCAATATCAGCGAATGGGAAGGCGATGCCGAGCAGCCCATCCCCGGCACAACCATCAAGGTACTTATCGAAGAAATGGAAGATTCGTTGGGACCCGCCAACGATATCCACGGCATGATTTCGCTCAGCAAGCGGAAGGCCGAAAAGATACTGGAATGGGAAAAGATGATGTCCCAAGTCAAGGAGGGCCAGGTCGTGACTGGCACCGTGACTCGGAAGATCAAAGGCGGCCTGTTGGTGGATATCGGCGTCAATGTCTTTTTGCCTGCCAGCCAAGTCGACATTCGTCGCCCCAACGATATCGCCGACTACATCGGTCGGGTGGTTCAGTGCGAAGTCTTGAAAATCGACGAGACCCGACGCAACATCGTGGTCAGCCGCCGTTCGCTGATCGAACGCCAGCGAGAAGAAGACCGCGAACACCTGCTGGGCGAATTGGAAGTCGGTCAGATTCGCAAGGGCGTCGTCAAGAATATCGCCGACTTCGGTGCCTTCGTGGACTTGGGCGGTATCGACGGCCTGCTACACATTACCGACATGAGCTGGGAGCGCATTGGACATCCGTCGGAAATGGTGGCCATCGACCAAGAGATCGAAGTCAAAGTGCTGCAGATCGATCGCGAAAAACAAAAGATTGCCTTGGGATTGAAGCAGAAGCAAAACAATCCATGGGACAATATCGTGGACAAATATCCGGTTGGCTCCGTCATCAAGGGCGAAGTGGTCAACGTGATGAGCTACGGCGCGTTCGTCAAGCTGGAGCCGGGTATCGAAGGCTTGGTACATATCAGCGAAATGTCTTGGACGCGACGAGTCAGCGATCCCAAGGAATTGGTGGCTGTGGGTGACCAAATCGAGGTCAAGATTCTGGGTGTCGATCCGGTCGGTCAGCAGTTGTCGCTGGGTATGAAGCAGACTATGTCCAACCCGTGGGATACGATCCTCGAGCGTTATCCCGAAGGCAGCATTGTGTCTGGCAAAGTTCGCAATCTAACCAATTACGGTGCGTTCATTGAACTGGAACAGGGCATCGACGGACTGTTGCACGTCTCCGATATGTCGTGGACTCGCAAGATCAGCCATCCTAGCGAGCTGGTGGAAAAGGGTACCGAACTCAAGTGTCGTGTGCTGTCGGTGGACAATGACCGCCGGCGCATCGCACTAGGACTCAAGCAGCTTGACGAGGATCCATGGGTAACCAGCATCCCCGCCAAGTATCAGGCCGGTTTGAAGATCACAGGCAAGGTCACCAAGATCACCAATTTCGGGGTGTTTGTTGGTTTGGAGGATGGCCTGGAGGGCCTGCTGCACATTTCTGAGCTTTCCGACGATAAGATCGAAAACCCCGAAGAGCTGGTGAAGGTCGGCGATGATCTGGAAGTGAAAGTGCTTCGTGTCGACGCGGATGAACGCAAGATCGGCCTGTCACGCAAGCGACTCAATTGGGCCGCCGAGCAAGAAGAAGCCGCCGCTCGCGAAGAACAGCGGCAGCAGCAAATCGCTGAAGCCAAACAGCCGCAAGAACTCAAAGGTGGCCTAGGCAGCGACGGTCCGCTGATCTCAACCGGCTCAAGCAAGGACAGCAACAAGTAG
- a CDS encoding DUF971 domain-containing protein, with protein sequence MCQAYIKHMSVIPVAIHKLADGIEIAWSNGDRRRYLPRQLRDACPCAVCREKSSGQLQKPMASISMPVLSPAELQPLEIVRMHPIGNYAYSIHFSDGHNSGIFTFDLLHQLGHPIAVRSEPM encoded by the coding sequence ATGTGCCAGGCTTATATTAAGCACATGAGCGTCATTCCGGTGGCAATACACAAGTTAGCAGACGGCATCGAGATTGCTTGGAGCAATGGCGACCGTCGGCGGTATTTGCCCCGTCAACTGCGAGATGCCTGTCCCTGTGCGGTCTGTCGCGAAAAATCCAGTGGACAATTGCAGAAGCCAATGGCCAGCATTTCGATGCCAGTACTATCGCCCGCCGAGTTGCAGCCGCTAGAGATTGTGCGCATGCATCCGATCGGCAACTATGCTTACAGCATACACTTTTCCGACGGTCATAATTCTGGCATCTTTACTTTCGATCTGCTCCATCAGCTCGGCCACCCCATAGCCGTACGCTCCGAGCCGATGTAG
- a CDS encoding RtcB family protein, protein MLDAFQPDAPKPSSYRSLMRRQDAGLSYLELGDAVSPITVIANQTIADGLEDQCLAQAINARLAPGVSQVVINPDAHLGYGAPVGCVMVSPTHIYPGPVGVDIKCSMSLLQTNIEAQAIADRRVRRELIRAIGQRIPTGAGRGSRDVPKSRKIDERLGFEAASTGGSKNVLRKLGIPSDWAERCEDSAHCGPDGSYDSIAVRLERLVRDKLSKFAQQSAQLGSYGGGNHFGECEVVYLSDDPTYRAIGEGFGLQHGKIAFLSHCGSRGLGHTLATHQFSTLKNRFKKKRIGFPGGDADMVYAEVGSPEAYDYLCDMALGANFATVNHLLINQLVLEAFQQVLPGTQGQLIYFISHNIARQETVDGQLQWVHRKGATRAMPAGHPELEGTPFATTGHPILLPGNPRDGSAIMVALPGAQRACYSVNHGAGRAMSRRGAKRSLNQQQVDSELLACDILSNCRTYPLDEAPSAYKNFHEVLSSVRAAGLAESVARLDARFVIKDSSDPDD, encoded by the coding sequence ATGTTAGATGCCTTTCAACCCGACGCACCCAAGCCTTCTTCCTATCGCAGCCTAATGAGGCGCCAGGATGCAGGGCTTTCATATCTTGAGCTTGGGGATGCCGTTTCGCCAATTACCGTTATAGCCAACCAAACGATTGCCGATGGTCTGGAAGATCAGTGTTTGGCTCAGGCAATCAATGCTCGTTTAGCACCCGGCGTTTCGCAGGTTGTCATCAACCCGGATGCTCATCTGGGTTACGGGGCTCCGGTAGGCTGTGTGATGGTCTCGCCGACACATATTTATCCCGGACCCGTTGGCGTGGACATCAAGTGCTCGATGAGCCTGCTGCAGACCAACATCGAGGCCCAGGCGATCGCGGATCGTCGAGTTCGCCGCGAACTGATTCGTGCCATCGGCCAACGCATTCCAACTGGAGCCGGACGCGGATCGCGCGATGTTCCCAAGAGCCGAAAGATCGACGAGCGGTTGGGATTTGAAGCCGCTTCCACGGGCGGCTCAAAGAACGTCCTGCGCAAGCTGGGAATACCCAGCGATTGGGCCGAACGCTGCGAGGATTCCGCGCACTGTGGCCCCGATGGCTCATACGATTCGATCGCGGTTCGTCTGGAACGGCTGGTACGCGACAAGCTTTCCAAGTTCGCTCAGCAGTCAGCTCAGTTGGGTTCCTATGGAGGCGGCAATCATTTTGGTGAGTGTGAAGTTGTCTACTTGAGCGATGATCCAACCTACCGAGCCATCGGTGAAGGCTTCGGCTTGCAGCATGGTAAGATAGCCTTTTTGTCCCACTGCGGTTCGCGTGGGCTGGGACACACTTTGGCCACTCATCAGTTTTCTACGCTCAAGAATCGCTTTAAAAAGAAGCGTATTGGATTCCCGGGAGGCGACGCTGACATGGTGTATGCCGAAGTTGGCTCGCCAGAAGCCTACGACTATTTGTGTGACATGGCGCTGGGAGCGAACTTTGCCACGGTCAACCACCTGCTCATCAATCAACTTGTTCTGGAGGCATTCCAGCAAGTGTTGCCAGGGACACAAGGTCAGTTGATCTACTTCATCAGCCACAATATCGCTCGCCAAGAAACCGTGGATGGCCAATTGCAGTGGGTTCATCGCAAAGGGGCCACGCGAGCCATGCCAGCCGGGCATCCCGAACTGGAAGGCACACCGTTTGCAACCACGGGGCATCCGATTTTGTTGCCAGGAAATCCTCGCGATGGATCGGCGATCATGGTGGCATTGCCCGGCGCACAGCGGGCCTGCTATTCCGTCAATCACGGAGCCGGTCGAGCGATGTCTCGCAGAGGCGCCAAGCGCAGTCTAAATCAGCAGCAGGTGGACAGCGAACTGTTGGCCTGTGACATCTTGAGCAATTGCCGGACCTACCCGCTAGACGAAGCCCCCAGCGCCTACAAGAACTTCCACGAAGTCCTAAGCAGCGTGCGAGCCGCTGGATTGGCTGAATCCGTAGCCCGATTGGACGCGCGATTCGTAATTAAGGATAGCTCCGATCCTGATGACTGA
- a CDS encoding DNA integrity scanning protein DisA nucleotide-binding domain protein, giving the protein MATHRFTKQLTTIVETAGALMFQTGADAMLLLLDGPMDWEKLRQTLPHGIENVIVAADSANDLKGAELAGLLPLTLHKEKSPLLERLQHALLEAVADGYLPTDGNVVAVYSAFEQQKLDSISSIRLDDRLRRLTTRDLQRLEHSVPLKSLKTAIDLAAQIGREGREGKKVGALFVIGELRQVLKHCKDAGFDPLRGYKREMRSLFDARVREDLKEIAQMDGAFVVSPEGIVERSRQIIEVTHANLTLSKGLGTRHWAAAAISQITTAIAIVVSQSTGTVRIFQNGETVLRIEPMDNNVLWQEFNYEPPPTDTQES; this is encoded by the coding sequence ATGGCCACACATCGCTTCACCAAGCAACTGACCACCATTGTCGAAACGGCTGGCGCGTTGATGTTTCAGACCGGTGCGGATGCTATGTTGCTTCTGCTGGACGGCCCCATGGACTGGGAGAAGCTGAGGCAAACCCTGCCACACGGCATCGAAAACGTTATTGTTGCTGCCGACTCGGCGAATGATCTTAAAGGCGCAGAGTTAGCCGGACTACTACCGTTAACATTGCACAAGGAGAAATCGCCGCTGCTGGAACGGCTGCAACACGCTTTGTTAGAAGCGGTGGCCGACGGCTATCTGCCAACCGACGGAAACGTAGTCGCGGTTTACAGCGCTTTCGAACAACAGAAGCTGGATTCGATTAGCTCAATTCGGCTCGATGATCGCCTGCGGCGACTGACAACTCGCGACCTGCAGCGCTTGGAGCACAGTGTACCACTGAAAAGCCTAAAGACTGCCATTGATCTGGCGGCTCAAATCGGCCGTGAAGGACGCGAGGGCAAGAAGGTCGGTGCCTTGTTTGTCATCGGCGAACTGCGACAGGTATTGAAGCATTGCAAGGATGCTGGCTTCGATCCATTGCGCGGCTACAAGCGCGAAATGCGCAGTCTGTTTGACGCTCGCGTCCGCGAGGATCTGAAAGAAATTGCGCAGATGGACGGTGCTTTTGTCGTCTCACCAGAAGGAATCGTGGAGCGTAGTCGCCAGATCATTGAAGTGACTCATGCCAACTTGACGCTCTCCAAAGGCTTGGGAACACGCCACTGGGCAGCAGCCGCCATTTCGCAAATAACTACAGCAATTGCCATCGTTGTTAGTCAGTCAACCGGCACAGTGCGTATCTTCCAAAATGGTGAGACGGTGCTGCGGATCGAGCCCATGGATAATAATGTTTTATGGCAAGAGTTTAACTACGAACCCCCACCCACCGATACCCAAGAGAGCTGA
- a CDS encoding DinB family protein produces the protein MDRSLIENYVAGGSQLRQAYQGLTRQQLLAVPIPGTWTLHQIALHMMDSDLIASDRMKRIASMDKPLLIGYDETAFSKLPGSEDIEAAEAIDLFDRNRQLTARILRKLPDEAFERFGIHNESGKVTLQYMVKSYIDHLDGHLRWVIKKRAMV, from the coding sequence ATGGATCGCTCGTTGATCGAAAACTATGTGGCAGGTGGCTCGCAACTACGTCAGGCATATCAAGGGCTGACTCGGCAGCAACTGCTGGCCGTTCCTATTCCTGGAACGTGGACATTGCATCAGATCGCGCTGCACATGATGGATAGTGACCTGATTGCCAGCGATCGTATGAAACGCATCGCCAGCATGGACAAGCCCCTGCTGATCGGCTATGACGAAACCGCCTTCAGCAAGTTACCCGGCTCGGAAGACATCGAAGCGGCTGAGGCCATCGACCTCTTCGATCGCAATCGGCAATTAACCGCTCGCATCCTTCGTAAGCTGCCTGACGAAGCCTTTGAACGTTTTGGCATTCACAACGAGTCAGGTAAGGTAACACTGCAGTACATGGTGAAGAGCTACATCGACCATCTGGATGGCCACTTACGATGGGTCATCAAGAAGCGGGCGATGGTGTAG
- a CDS encoding NAD(P)H-hydrate epimerase produces the protein MQQPSTPSAWQQLSSRQLSTQQVRWVDQQAVQRYGMHSLVLMENAAIECAYWIRQRFKADNRIVVLCGPGNNGGDGLVITRQLRSRGWSCQCFILGPASKFSPDAYQNAKILQAAGGSGLQVIDPEHGALPTDELSSAGLIVDAMLGTGARGPARRPLCDWIEAANQAPAFRLAIDIPTGVDADSGQLFEPVFQADATLTFVALKPSMVSANSAAIYGELHVLPIGIPEQLILEVVQLDSPAPS, from the coding sequence ATGCAGCAACCATCGACGCCCTCCGCCTGGCAGCAGCTCAGCAGCCGCCAGTTGTCTACACAGCAAGTTCGTTGGGTTGACCAACAGGCGGTCCAGCGCTATGGAATGCATTCGTTGGTGTTGATGGAAAACGCCGCCATCGAGTGCGCTTACTGGATTCGCCAGCGTTTTAAAGCGGACAACAGAATCGTGGTGCTGTGTGGTCCGGGAAACAATGGCGGCGATGGACTGGTAATTACTCGGCAGCTGAGAAGTCGCGGCTGGAGTTGCCAGTGCTTTATCTTGGGGCCGGCCAGTAAGTTTTCGCCCGATGCGTACCAAAACGCTAAGATACTGCAAGCAGCCGGTGGTTCCGGACTGCAGGTTATCGATCCAGAACATGGGGCATTGCCGACTGACGAACTGTCATCTGCTGGTTTGATTGTAGATGCGATGCTCGGTACCGGTGCTCGAGGGCCAGCTCGACGCCCGCTGTGCGATTGGATCGAGGCCGCGAATCAGGCGCCGGCGTTTCGATTGGCCATCGACATTCCAACTGGAGTTGACGCAGATAGTGGTCAACTATTCGAGCCAGTATTTCAAGCCGATGCGACGTTGACATTCGTAGCACTCAAGCCCAGCATGGTGAGTGCAAATTCAGCCGCGATTTATGGCGAGCTGCATGTGTTGCCGATCGGCATCCCCGAACAATTGATTTTAGAGGTCGTGCAGCTTGATAGCCCTGCTCCGTCCTAA
- a CDS encoding zinc ribbon domain-containing protein: protein MPLYEYHCPNCQTQCELLMRDNRQQATCPNCGHQKLERLLSVAAAPAKSGHNLPVCPPPASGCGRPQCGSGQCMFGE from the coding sequence ATGCCCTTGTACGAATACCACTGCCCGAATTGTCAGACTCAGTGCGAACTGTTGATGCGCGACAACCGTCAACAAGCCACATGCCCCAATTGCGGTCACCAGAAATTGGAGCGATTGCTGAGCGTTGCCGCAGCACCGGCCAAGAGCGGCCACAACCTGCCGGTTTGCCCGCCTCCAGCCTCGGGCTGCGGTCGCCCACAGTGCGGTTCTGGCCAATGCATGTTTGGCGAGTAG
- a CDS encoding PQQ-dependent sugar dehydrogenase, which yields MRLYIFCAVVLFGLPGNGCHAEATANQLSRAEAISGWELLFDGQTADQFRNYGQQQVSSGWQVDDGAITRVAKGAGDIITKQEFRYFELSIEYNIAHGGNSGIMFHVEEGAGPPWFTGPEVQVLCNAAGHDPQRAGWLYQLYSPRKENGLHLDATRPAGQWNQIYLRISPTGCEVCMNGVRYYTFNLGDQNWDKRVAESKFAKMKKFGKTGKGHICLQDHGDRVAYRNIKIRRLTEDGSLPKPPVDGKLDIQPVVAFPELQWEGYQPVDEDGNVTKQLRLIELTYARGIPKRLFAAAQNGIVYTFENQPNVAKASIVLDLSDKVSRWSSSPMANEQGLLGIAMHPDFKSNGRFFVSYNLGQDDKTVISSFQISASDPLKADPDSEVVLLELPQPYKNHNGGAIEFGPDGYLYIGLGDGGLRNDPHSHGQDLSTLLGTILRIDVDHPRNGQNYSIPVDNPFVGNSSAKPEIYAYGLRNPWRIAFDRQTGRLWCGDVGQELWEEINVIEKGGNYGWSYREGTKPFGNAVQPADFAPIEPVWEYDHGVGKSITGGRVFSSDRLPQLTGKYLYADYVSGGIWALTYDQLAGQATRNEQIASGGIPVLAFGEDESGEVYYCTDNGQARCIFKFEAK from the coding sequence ATGCGGTTATATATATTCTGCGCGGTCGTACTGTTCGGGCTGCCAGGCAATGGCTGCCATGCCGAGGCGACTGCCAATCAGCTCTCGCGAGCCGAAGCGATCAGCGGCTGGGAACTGCTGTTCGATGGACAGACGGCAGACCAATTTCGCAACTATGGTCAGCAACAGGTCAGCAGTGGCTGGCAGGTTGACGACGGAGCGATAACCCGCGTCGCCAAAGGTGCTGGCGACATCATAACCAAGCAGGAGTTTCGATATTTCGAGCTGTCGATCGAATACAACATCGCTCATGGAGGCAATAGCGGCATCATGTTCCACGTCGAAGAGGGAGCTGGTCCTCCGTGGTTCACCGGCCCCGAAGTCCAAGTGCTATGTAATGCCGCCGGTCACGATCCCCAGCGCGCCGGTTGGTTGTACCAACTGTATTCACCTCGCAAAGAAAACGGACTGCATTTGGATGCAACTCGACCTGCCGGACAATGGAACCAAATCTACTTGCGCATTTCGCCAACCGGCTGCGAAGTGTGCATGAACGGGGTGCGCTATTACACGTTCAATTTGGGAGACCAGAACTGGGACAAACGCGTCGCAGAGAGCAAATTTGCCAAGATGAAGAAATTCGGCAAGACTGGCAAAGGACATATCTGCCTTCAGGATCACGGGGATCGAGTCGCTTATCGCAATATCAAGATTCGTCGTCTGACCGAAGACGGCTCACTGCCCAAGCCACCCGTTGACGGCAAGCTGGACATCCAGCCGGTCGTCGCCTTCCCCGAACTGCAGTGGGAGGGATATCAGCCAGTTGACGAAGATGGTAATGTCACTAAGCAACTGCGGCTTATTGAACTAACGTATGCTCGAGGGATTCCTAAGCGGTTGTTTGCAGCGGCCCAAAATGGCATCGTCTACACGTTCGAGAACCAGCCGAATGTTGCTAAAGCAAGTATCGTTCTGGATTTGAGCGACAAGGTCAGCCGCTGGTCATCCAGCCCCATGGCCAACGAGCAAGGACTGTTGGGAATTGCCATGCACCCTGATTTTAAGAGCAATGGGCGATTTTTCGTATCCTACAATTTGGGCCAAGACGACAAGACCGTCATTTCCAGTTTTCAAATCTCCGCCAGCGACCCGCTGAAGGCCGATCCGGATTCGGAAGTAGTACTCTTGGAGCTGCCGCAGCCCTATAAGAACCACAACGGTGGAGCCATTGAATTCGGGCCGGATGGCTATCTATACATTGGTCTGGGCGATGGTGGGCTGCGCAATGATCCACATTCACATGGCCAAGACCTCAGTACACTCCTGGGCACGATTCTAAGAATCGACGTGGATCATCCCCGCAATGGCCAGAACTACAGTATTCCAGTCGACAATCCGTTCGTTGGCAACTCGTCAGCAAAACCTGAAATCTATGCTTATGGGCTGCGGAATCCATGGCGGATCGCCTTTGATCGCCAGACTGGCCGACTGTGGTGTGGTGATGTAGGCCAAGAGCTATGGGAAGAGATCAACGTGATCGAAAAAGGTGGAAATTATGGTTGGAGCTATCGCGAGGGCACAAAGCCGTTCGGCAACGCAGTCCAACCTGCAGACTTTGCGCCTATCGAACCAGTGTGGGAATACGATCACGGTGTTGGCAAGTCGATCACCGGTGGACGTGTATTTTCTTCTGATCGCTTGCCGCAACTGACTGGCAAGTATCTCTATGCTGACTACGTCAGTGGCGGTATCTGGGCTCTGACCTACGATCAACTGGCAGGCCAAGCCACGCGCAACGAACAAATCGCTTCCGGCGGTATACCGGTCCTAGCATTTGGCGAAGACGAGTCTGGCGAAGTTTACTATTGCACCGACAACGGCCAAGCGCGGTGTATTTTCAAGTTTGAAGCCAAGTAG